The Impatiens glandulifera chromosome 3, dImpGla2.1, whole genome shotgun sequence genome contains a region encoding:
- the LOC124931200 gene encoding UNC93-like protein 1 codes for MGSVVKDEEMSPPVKKLSSLRLNSPLAQVSLIGVVCFCCPGMFNALSGMGGGGQIDSTAANNANTALYTTFAVFGVLGGGIYNILGPRATLFAGCSTYVLYAGAFLYYNHYKHQTFAIISGAILGVGAGLLWAGQGAIMTSYPPTNRKGTYISLFWTIFNLGGVMGGLIPFILNYHRTADSVNDGTYIGFMAFMSAGTLLSLVILHPSKVIRNDGSGCTNIKYSSVAVESAEILKLFLNWKMLLMFPAAWASNFFYSYQFNNVNKFLFNLRTRGLNNVFYWGAQMIGSVLIGYVMDFSFKSRRVRGLVGVGFVGVLGSVIWGGGLANQLRYERDDKPWDLDFKDSGSVFAGPFVLYFSYGLLDAMFQTMVYWVIGALANDSETLSRYTGFYKGVQSAGAAIAWQLDTQKTSFLAQFITNWSLTTISYPLLALLILLAVKDDDDEDDEQSKQKKADESISLSKVG; via the exons ATGGGATCAGTggttaaagatgaagaaatgtcGCCTCCTGTCAAGAAATTATCATCTCTTCGACTAAATTCGCCGCTGGCTCAAGTCAGCCTCATCGGTGTGGTCTGTTTCTGTTGCCCTGGAATGTTCAATGCATTATCCGGCATGGGAGGTGGAGGTCAGATCGATTCCACCGCTGCTAACAATGCAAACACAGCTCTCTACACGACTTTCGCCGTCTTCGGTGTCCTCGGCGGTGGGATCTACAACATCCTCGGCCCACGCGCCACTCTTTTCGCCGGATGTTCAACCTACGTCCTCTACGCCGGTGCTTTCCTCTATTACAATCATTACAAACATCAGACATTCGCTATCATTTCCGGTGCCATTCTTGGTGTCGGCGCTGGCCTTCTCTGGGCTGGACAAGGCGCGATCATGACATCTTACCCACCGACTAATCGGAAAGGAACTTACATTTCTCTCTTCTGGACAATCTTCAATCTCGGCGGCGTCATGGGAGGACTCATCCCTTTCATTCTTAACTACCATCGAACCGCCGACAGCGTGAACGACGGGACTTATATTGGATTCATGGCTTTCATGTCAGCCGGAACCCTACTCTCTCTAGTGATCCTCCATCCGAGTAAGGTGATTCGAAACGACGGAAGTGGGTGCACGAACATAAAATACTCAAGCGTGGCAGTTGAATCAGCAGAGATTCTGAAGCTGTTCTTGAACTGGAAGATGCTGTTGATGTTTCCGGCGGCTTGGGCGAGTAATTTCTTCTACAGTTATCAATTCAACAACGTGAACAAGTTTCTGTTCAACCTGAGAACTAGAGGGCTAAACAATGTGTTTTATTGGGGAGCTCAGATGATTGGGTCAGTTTTGATTGGATACGTGATGGATTTTAGTTTTAAGAGCAGAAGGGTTAGAGGGTTGGTCGGAGTTGGGTTTGTTGGGGTATTGGGTAGTGTGATTTGGGGCGGCGGGTTGGCGAATCAGCTTCGTTATGAACGGGATGATAAGCCGTGGGACCTGGATTTCAAGGACTCTGGCAGTGTATTTGCTGGTCcgtttgtgttgtattttagCTATGGTCTTCTTGATGCTATGTTTCAGACAATGGTGTATTGGGTGATCGGAGCTCTAGCCAATGATTCTGAAACTCTCAGCAG ATATACAGGATTCTACAAGGGAGTGCAGAGTGCAGGAGCAGCAATTGCATGGCAACTGGACACACAAAAGACATCTTTTTTGGCTCAATTTATTACAAACTGGTCGCTGACGACTATAAGTTATCCACTTTTGGCGTTGCTGATTCTGCTTGCAGtgaaggatgatgatgatgaagatgatgaacaGTCAAAACAAAAGAAAGCAGATGAATCAATTTCTCTTTCAAAGGtgggatga
- the LOC124929728 gene encoding aluminum-activated malate transporter 14-like produces the protein MSATVITISDEGQATLKSKKFLLSVTSLIVPKRKQDKRKVFHSVKVGFALVLVSLLYLLDPLYKQFGDNAMWAIMTVVVIFEFFAGATLSKGLNRGIGTIAGGGLGCAAAFLADETSGIGNLLVIGASVFIFGVAATYTRMIPSIKKRYDYGVMIFILTFNLVVVSGLRADEIMELALDRLSTIGIGFVICVFTSLFVFPTWASDELHDSTVTKFETLACCIEGCMEDYFKAANENETQTSTSFTDCKKLFCSHSNEEALANFARWEPWHGRFGFSYPWEKYLHIGKDITELAATIYSLKGCLDSPTETFSTTQRQSIKESCEVVGSSLAWTLRELGESIRKMEKSCSMAQIGPKLQIMKKELSQASFHLQLGELKTDNRLAFLFLLIQVVEKVQVLAKEVEKLGEIAEFKTK, from the exons ATGAGTGCAACAGTAATAACCATTTCTGATGAAGGCCAGGCTACTCTTAAATCAAAAAAGTTTCTCCTATCTGTTACTTCCCTTATAGTACCAAAAAGAAAGCAAGACAAGAGAAAAGTCTTTCATAGTGTCAAGGTTGGATTTGCTTTGGTATTGGTTTCACTTCTCTACCTACTTGATCCACTGTATAAGCAATTTGGTGACAATGCTATGTGGGCTATCATGACTGTGGTAGTGATCTTTGAATTCTTCGCAG GTGCCACACTCAGCAAAGGATTGAATCGTGGAATCGGAACAATAGCAGGTGGTGGGTTGGGATGTGCAGCCGCATTCTTGGCAGATGAAACTAGTGGAATTGGCAATCTCCTTGTCATCGGTGCTTctgtatttatttttg GGGTGGCTGCAACATACACAAGAATGATACCGAGCATTAAGAAGAGATATGATTATGGAGTCATGATTTTCATCCTAACTTTCAATCTTGTTGTAGTATCTGGTCTGCGAGCTGATGAAATCATGGAACTAGCCCTTGATCGTCTTTCAACCATTGGCATCGGTTTTGTCATCTGTGTCTTTACAAGCCTATTCGTCTTTCCAACTTGGGCTAGCGATGAACTTCACGATTCTACTGTAACAAAATTTGAAACTCTTGCATGTTGTATTGAAG GATGCATGGAGGATTACTTCAAAGCTGCAAATGAGAATGAAACACAAACGTCTACCAGCTTCACTGATTGCAAAAAACTGTTTTGCTCCCATTCTAACGAGGAGGCTCTG gCAAATTTTGCAAGGTGGGAACCATGGCATGGAAGATTTGGATTCTCCTACCCATGGGAAAAATATCTTCATATTGGGAAAGATATTACAGAGCTTGCTGCAACCATATATTCATTGAAAGGGTGTCTTGATTCCCCAACAGAG ACATTTTCAACTACTCAAAGACAATCTATCAAGGAATCGTGTGAAGTGGTTGGGTCATCACTAGCGTGGACTTTGAGAGAGCTCGGTGAGAGCATCAGGAAAATGGAGAAAAGCTGTTCAATGGCCCAGATAGGACCAAAGTTACAGATAATGAAGAAGGAGCTCAGTCAAGCTTCATTTCACTTACAATTAGGAGAGCTGAAAACTGACAACAGGCTTGCTTTTTTGTTCTTGTTAATTCAAGTGGTGGAGAAGGTGCAAGTACTAGCAAAAGAGGTTGAAAAGCTTGGAGAAATAGCTGagtttaaaactaaataa
- the LOC124932141 gene encoding uncharacterized protein LOC124932141, whose protein sequence is MLSVRIEWLGHFKFLFHLRGGCVTNLQVNLKHASFFVKKTRHNVTIHSKFQVAKALIFLEVLSAHLVKAKRRGKVGNNIIIPYRVMTAYYHTRSIRATIGGGRIQVIVLLCV, encoded by the exons ATGCTTTCGGTGAGAATTGAATGGTTAGGCCACttcaaatttctttttcatttgAGAGGTGGATGTGTAACTAACTTACAAGTCAACCTTAAGCATGCATCATTTTTTGTG AAAAAGACAAGGCATAACGTGACTATACATTCCAAGTTCCAAGTAGCAAAAGCTTTAATCTTCTTAGAAG TGCTGAGTGCTCACTTAGTAAAAGCAAAAAGGAGAGGAAAAGTtggaaataatattatcataccTTATAGAGTGATGACAGCATATTATCACACACGTTCCATACGCGCAACTATTGGTGGGGGAAGAATTCAG GTGATAGTGCTTCTCTGTGTGTGA
- the LOC124932428 gene encoding transcription factor BHLH42 translates to MAAPPSSGLQRMLQTAVQSVQWTYSLFWHLCPQQGILVWGDGYYNGAIKTRKTIQPMEVSAEEASLQRSQQLRELYESLSAGGSLGEPSGQQVRRPCAALSPEDLTESEWFYLMCVSFSFPPGVGLPGKAYAKRHHVWLTGANEVDSKFFTRAILAKSARVQTVLCIPLFDGVVEFGITEKVKEDLALVQHLKTFFNDYQKGHHLPPPKPALSEQSTSNPVNSSDHIRFHSPPLPAMYAPAQDQQEEDEDVDDEEEDDEEEDEEEEEEDEGDTGSELEANNLRAIVNIAEVAEPSELMQLEMSEDIRLGSPDEVSNNPLESDFQLLGMGSAGAVANSIDDQIRVDSFRTELARRWPLVHDQSLGRSNLIPEHDDGPPLGLELELMHEDTHYSQTVSTILNHQSNRWSDLSPSSSTVPGLNLPYSSQSSFFKWTNRSDLHHNSNSKSQFFLKYILFTIPQLHTKSNIKEDNSSSPRGGTGDISTRLRKSVSQDELSASHVMAERRRREKLNERFIILRSLVPFVTKMDKASILGDTIEYVKQLRNKIHELEADTHKSESENRSRSSGEQPQITSSNGQSQNLLIKTGSELRSSRGGVSAPVVSDKRKMRMVETSGGGVIRSKVVDSPPDPAPTPPPPQPAPGVTLQVQVSIIENDGLVELQCPYREGLLLDVMVTLRELRVDIVTVQSSLTNGIFVAKMRAKVKENGNGKKASITEVKRAINRIIPQC, encoded by the exons ATGGCGGCGCCACCTAGCTCCGGCCTGCAGAGAATGCTACAGACGGCGGTGCAGTCTGTTCAATGGACTTATAGTCTTTTCTGGCACCTCTGTCCTCAACAAGG GATTCTAGTATGGGGAGATGGGTACTACAACGGAGCGATTAAGACGAGGAAAACTATACAACCCATGGAAGTGAGCGCAGAGGAAGCGTCTCTACAAAGAAGTCAACAGTTAAGAGAGCTTTACGAGTCGCTTTCTGCCGGCGGCAGCCTCGGGGAGCCGAGCGGCCAGCAGGTCCGGCGACCATGCGCCGCATTGTCGCCGGAGGACTTGACGGAATCGGAATGGTTCTATCTCATGTGTGTTTCCTTCTCCTTTCCTCCTGGTGTAGG ATTACCAGGCAAGGCTTATGCAAAGAGGCATCATGTTTGGCTCACCGGAGCAAATGAGGTTGATAGCAAATTCTTCACTAGAGCTATTCTTGCCAAG AGCGCTCGCGTACag ACAGTTTTGTGTATTCCTTTGTTTGATGGTGTGGTTGAGTTTGGCATCAcagaaaag gtaAAAGAAGATCTGGCACTTGTACAACATTTAAAGACTTTCTTCAATGACTATCAAAAAGGCCACCACCTTCCACCGCCCAAGCCGGCTCTATCCGAGCAGTCCACCTCCAACCCCGTCAACTCGTCTGACCACATCCGATTCCATTCCCCTCCTCTCCCTGCCATGTACGCCCCGGCTCAGGATCAGCAGGAAGAAGACGAGGATGTTGACGACGAAGAAGAGGACGATGAAGAGGAAGatgaggaggaggaagaagaagacgaaggaGATACCGGCTCAGAGCTTGAGGCAAACAACCTCCGAGCCATTGTGAATATCGCTGAGGTAGCCGAGCCGAGTGAGCTCATGCAGTTGGAGATGTCGGAGGATATACGTCTCGGATCACCGGACGAGGTTTCTAATAATCCATTGGAGTCTGACTTTCAACTCCTAGGCATGGGGTCTGCTGGGGCGGTCGCGAACTCTATTGATGATCAAATTCGAGTTGATTCGTTCAGAACCGAGTTAGCTCGGAGATGGCCACTTGTACATGATCAATCTTTGGGAAGGAGTAACCTAATTCCTGAACATGATGATGGTCCGCCACTCGGTTTGGAATTAGAATTAATGCACGAAGACACACATTACTCTCAAACGGTATCAACCATACTCAACCACCAATCGAACCGGTGGTCGGACTTGTCACCGTCATCATCCACGGTCCCCGGATTAAACCTCCCGTACTCGTCGCAATCATCGTTCTTCAAGTGGACAAACCGGTCCGACCTCCACCACAACTCAAACTCGAAATCCCAGTTTTTTCTCAAGTACATCCTTTTCACCATTCCCCAACTCCACACGAAAAGTAATATTAAGGAAGATAACTCGTCCTCTCCGCGTGGCGGCACCGGAGACATATCAACTCGTCTTCGCAAGAGCGTTTCTCAAGACGAGCTCTCCGCTAGCCATGTCATGGCCGAGCGTCGTCGAAGGGAGAAGCTTAACGAGCGTTTCATCATCCTCCGATCCCTAGTTCCCTTCGTCACTAAAATGGACAAAGCATCCATCCTCGGGGACACAATCGAGTACGTAAAACAATTGAGAAACAAAATCCACGAACTGGAGGCGGATACACATAAATCCGAATCCGAGAACCGGTCTAGATCATCAGGAGAGCAGCCACAAATCACGTCAAGCAATGGACAATCACAGAATCTCTTGATCAAGACCGGTTCAGAGCTGCGATCATCCCGGGGTGGTGTCTCTGCTCCGGTAGTATCAGACAAGAGGAAGATGAGGATGGTGGAGACAAGCGGAGGAGGAGTCATTAGGTCCAAGGTAGTGGATTCGCCGCCGGATCCAGCTCCTACGCCGCCGCCGCCACAGCCAGCTCCGGGTGTAACGTTACAGGTGCAAGTTTCGATAATTGAGAACGACGGCCTGGTGGAGCTCCAATGCCCATATCGGGAAGGGCTTCTGTTAGACGTGATGGTCACTCTCCGGGAGTTGCGAGTGGACATCGTCACAGTTCAATCGTCGTTGACCAACGGTATATTCGTCGCAAAGATGAGAGCCAAg gtgaaggaaaatggaaatGGAAAAAAAGCAAGCATAACGGAAGTGAAGAGAGCAATAAACAGAATAATACCACAATGTTAA